In Duganella zoogloeoides, a single genomic region encodes these proteins:
- the cobU gene encoding bifunctional adenosylcobinamide kinase/adenosylcobinamide-phosphate guanylyltransferase, with amino-acid sequence MTRTLVLGGARSGKSAYAERLAIESGKEVVYIATATAGDAEMAARIAHHKGSRPGEWTTVEEPLALGNQLLRWSSPERLILVDCLTLWLSNLLFSSGQEYPDVGEITLPALFHEQHDMLASALTKCSSDIVLVSNEVGLGIMPFGAISRCFLDEQGRLNQSVAAICDRAVFVAAGLPLVLKG; translated from the coding sequence ATGACACGTACACTGGTTCTGGGAGGCGCGCGCTCGGGCAAGAGCGCCTACGCCGAACGCCTGGCCATCGAGTCCGGCAAGGAAGTCGTTTATATCGCCACCGCCACGGCCGGCGACGCCGAAATGGCAGCGCGCATCGCCCATCACAAGGGCAGCCGCCCCGGCGAGTGGACCACGGTGGAAGAACCGCTGGCACTGGGCAACCAGCTGCTGCGCTGGTCGTCGCCCGAACGCCTGATCCTGGTCGATTGCCTCACGCTCTGGCTGAGCAACCTGCTGTTCTCGAGCGGCCAGGAATACCCGGACGTGGGCGAAATCACGCTGCCCGCATTGTTCCACGAACAGCACGACATGCTGGCCAGCGCGCTGACCAAGTGCAGCAGCGACATCGTGCTGGTATCGAACGAGGTAGGCCTGGGCATCATGCCGTTCGGCGCCATCTCGCGCTGCTTCCTCGACGAGCAGGGCCGCCTCAATCAATCGGTGGCCGCCATTTGCGACCGCGCGGTGTTCGTCGCCGCCGGCCTGCCGCTGGTTCTGAAGGGATGA
- a CDS encoding cobyrinate a,c-diamide synthase, whose translation MVAAVSSGQGKTTCTAALARKLVKLGRRVRVFKCGPDFIDPMLLERATGAPVRTLDLWMVGLGHCRSQLAQAAQEADVILIEGVMGLYDGTPSSADVARTFGVPVLAVIDASAMAQTAGAIVMGLRDYGPVQMAGVIANRIASENHGKMVAASLRDIPLFATMPRQQVSLPERHLGLVVPGEIHNLDALLDQLADQLMFDEAAWEALAPVRIEMPAAPAAPLEATPLHGTTIAIARDAAFMFLYPANLDLLRALGAELTFFSPLADEPVPTEAHAVYLPGGYPELHAPALSAAATWRASIRAAHAVGTPIVAECGGMMALADTLADQQGQAWPMAGLLPGAVAMQPRLAGLGPQALLTDDGILRGHTFHYSKLTTTVAPAAHTIKHPSAIQGEAWYRVGSLTASYFHAYYPSNPAAAAALFMRRHG comes from the coding sequence ATGGTGGCGGCGGTATCGTCCGGCCAGGGCAAGACCACCTGCACCGCCGCGCTGGCGCGCAAGCTGGTCAAGCTGGGCCGCCGCGTGCGCGTGTTCAAGTGCGGTCCCGACTTCATCGATCCGATGCTGCTCGAACGCGCCACCGGTGCGCCGGTGCGCACGCTCGACCTGTGGATGGTGGGGCTCGGACATTGCCGCAGCCAGCTGGCGCAGGCCGCGCAAGAAGCGGACGTGATCCTGATCGAAGGCGTGATGGGCTTATATGACGGCACGCCATCGTCGGCCGATGTCGCGCGCACCTTCGGCGTGCCGGTACTGGCCGTGATCGATGCTTCCGCCATGGCGCAGACAGCCGGCGCCATCGTGATGGGCCTGCGCGACTACGGCCCGGTGCAGATGGCTGGCGTGATCGCCAACCGCATCGCCAGCGAAAACCACGGCAAGATGGTGGCCGCATCGCTGCGCGACATCCCGCTGTTTGCCACCATGCCGCGCCAGCAGGTATCGCTGCCGGAGCGCCACCTGGGCCTGGTGGTCCCCGGCGAAATCCATAACCTCGATGCCCTGCTCGACCAACTGGCCGACCAGCTGATGTTCGACGAAGCGGCGTGGGAAGCCCTGGCGCCGGTACGCATCGAGATGCCTGCAGCGCCAGCAGCGCCCCTCGAAGCGACGCCACTGCACGGCACGACGATTGCGATTGCCCGCGACGCTGCCTTCATGTTCCTGTATCCCGCCAACCTGGACCTGCTGCGCGCGCTGGGCGCCGAGCTGACTTTCTTCTCGCCGCTGGCCGACGAACCGGTGCCAACCGAGGCGCACGCGGTGTACCTGCCCGGCGGCTATCCCGAACTGCACGCACCGGCGTTGAGTGCAGCTGCCACCTGGCGCGCCTCGATCCGCGCAGCGCACGCCGTCGGCACGCCCATCGTAGCGGAATGCGGCGGCATGATGGCGCTGGCCGATACCCTCGCCGACCAGCAGGGGCAAGCATGGCCGATGGCCGGCCTGCTGCCGGGTGCTGTGGCGATGCAGCCACGCCTGGCCGGCCTGGGACCGCAGGCACTGCTCACCGACGACGGCATTCTGCGCGGGCACACCTTTCATTATTCAAAACTGACAACCACAGTGGCGCCAGCCGCGCATACAATCAAGCACCCCTCCGCAATCCAGGGTGAAGCCTGGTATCGCGTTGGCTCATTGACCGCTTCGTATTTTCACGCATATTACCCATCCAACCCGGCGGCGGCAGCCGCCTTGTTCATGAGGAGACACGGATGA
- the cobO gene encoding cob(I)yrinic acid a,c-diamide adenosyltransferase: protein MTEQTNTLDTGDAALNERHRVRMERKKAIIDAQIASANKQIGIIIVNTGNGKGKSSSAFGMVARALGHNMKVGVVQFIKGAMATGEEQFLRRFPDEVSFHTMGEGYTWETQNRERDIEKATLAWEQAKRFLDDPAYGLVVLDELNIALKYRYLDVEMVINDLLARPQMQHVVITGRGAPQELIAIADTVTDMTVIKHAFKAGIAAQLGTEW, encoded by the coding sequence ATGACCGAACAGACCAACACTCTTGATACCGGCGACGCCGCCCTGAACGAGCGCCATCGCGTGCGCATGGAGCGCAAGAAAGCCATCATCGATGCCCAGATTGCGTCCGCCAACAAGCAGATCGGCATCATCATCGTCAACACCGGCAACGGCAAGGGCAAGAGCTCGAGCGCGTTCGGCATGGTGGCGCGCGCGCTGGGCCACAACATGAAGGTCGGCGTGGTGCAGTTCATCAAGGGTGCGATGGCCACCGGCGAAGAACAGTTCCTGCGCCGCTTCCCCGACGAAGTAAGCTTCCACACCATGGGCGAAGGCTACACCTGGGAGACCCAGAACCGCGAACGCGACATCGAAAAAGCCACGCTGGCATGGGAACAGGCCAAGCGCTTCCTCGACGACCCCGCGTATGGCCTGGTGGTGCTCGACGAACTCAACATCGCCCTCAAGTACCGCTACCTCGACGTGGAAATGGTCATCAACGACCTGCTGGCGCGGCCGCAAATGCAGCACGTGGTGATCACCGGCCGCGGCGCGCCACAGGAGCTGATCGCGATTGCCGACACGGTCACCGATATGACGGTCATAAAGCACGCGTTCAAGGCGGGCATCGCCGCGCAGCTGGGTACCGAGTGGTGA
- a CDS encoding ABC transporter ATP-binding protein, which produces MISTHRLSLNIGQRQLIANLDWQVRAGECWSVIGRNGAGKSTLLRTLAGLRPPDAGTVSIRERALNDWPLAELARQRAFLAQSRSDAFAYTVIETVLSARHPYHDHRYWEGSDDHAIALASLASMEVADLARRDVRTLSGGERQRVAIAAMLAQDTPLLLLDEPANALDLAHQVSVMTQLARLCREQGKTVVMIGHDLTLAHSVSTHALLLRGDGRWLAGDREDVMRADILGDYLGHPIEIIRHGHRSIFIPSEETP; this is translated from the coding sequence ATGATCAGCACCCATCGACTATCCCTGAACATCGGCCAGCGCCAGCTGATCGCCAACCTCGACTGGCAGGTGCGCGCTGGCGAATGCTGGAGCGTGATCGGCCGCAACGGCGCCGGCAAAAGCACCCTGCTGCGCACCCTGGCCGGTTTGCGCCCACCCGACGCCGGGACCGTATCGATCCGCGAGCGCGCGTTAAACGACTGGCCGCTGGCCGAACTGGCGCGCCAGCGCGCCTTTCTGGCGCAAAGCCGCAGCGACGCTTTTGCCTACACCGTGATCGAAACCGTGCTCTCGGCGCGCCACCCGTACCACGACCACCGCTACTGGGAAGGCAGCGACGATCACGCCATCGCACTGGCCTCCCTGGCGTCGATGGAAGTGGCCGACCTGGCCCGCCGCGACGTGCGTACCCTATCGGGCGGCGAGCGCCAGCGGGTGGCGATTGCCGCCATGCTGGCGCAGGACACGCCGCTGCTGCTGCTCGACGAACCGGCCAATGCGCTCGACCTGGCGCACCAGGTGAGCGTGATGACGCAGCTGGCGCGCCTGTGCCGCGAGCAGGGCAAGACCGTCGTCATGATCGGCCACGACCTGACCCTGGCGCACAGCGTCTCCACCCACGCGCTGCTGCTGCGCGGCGATGGCCGCTGGCTGGCCGGCGACAGGGAGGACGTGATGCGCGCCGATATCCTGGGCGACTACCTGGGCCACCCGATAGAAATCATCCGCCACGGCCACCGCAGCATCTTCATCCCTTCCGAGGAGACACCATGA